From the Deinococcus sp. Leaf326 genome, one window contains:
- a CDS encoding MMPL family transporter, which translates to MSLFANLVSRRPWLVLLVWVLAALASLPFALRAPPALSADPGRLTHSESVRVTTLLQDRFGERDTNTAVLVTRSSPPLTTAQGRATYDRFVQGLETVPGVTRVLAADTAAGTGAGSAGTAVPTRDAGGTLALTIAQIPLLDGAAETLARVRAYARSAESAGLDVRVTGGQAVADDFTTYAEADTKRSEFAALPLTGLVLLFVFGALVAAGLPLVTSVLSVTVAMAGLYGLTRVMEVSTFAQSVITMLGLGAGIDYALLTVNRFREELTRDGDPRAAAARTVRTAGRSVAFSGMTVAVAMAGLIVPPLTFVRSIGIGGVLAVLLTVLASVTVLPALLALLGERVNSPRRLRLTWAQTWAQSGAASAGWTAFARRVTARPWLGLVLGTGFLLLLAAPALQMRTGYAGAWGLAPGVESRDALQDVRALGAGGLLSQFEVVLDLEGQRYGAGDRARFQAVTEQLRALPGVRGVLSPFLTPADLAAAGGGTDALGAVSALNRRSFSADRTLLRLTVIPATDLRADRVDAFEARLRGVLDASGYRYLLGGAPVGGREFSAAITDTLPTIVVAVFAGTFLLLMLAFRSLLIPLKSLLANALTVGAAAGVVTLIVQDGFLAGPLGIPQDVGVLDASLPVLLFAVMFGLSMDYEIFLLSRVQEEYLSGASNDEAVVRAVGHTARIITSAAIIMFIVFTAFMIGRVVATKSIGLGLAVAVVLDATLVRLILVPCFLRVAGDWNWWLPAWLDRRLPHIRLEH; encoded by the coding sequence GTGTCCCTGTTCGCCAACCTCGTCTCGCGCCGGCCCTGGCTGGTGCTGCTCGTGTGGGTGCTGGCCGCGCTCGCCAGCCTGCCCTTCGCCCTGCGCGCGCCCCCGGCCCTGAGCGCCGATCCCGGCCGCCTCACCCACTCCGAGAGCGTGCGCGTCACCACGCTGCTGCAAGACCGTTTCGGCGAGCGCGACACGAACACGGCCGTGCTCGTCACGCGCAGCAGCCCGCCGCTGACCACCGCGCAGGGCCGCGCGACCTACGACCGCTTCGTGCAGGGATTGGAGACGGTGCCGGGCGTGACCCGGGTCCTGGCCGCCGACACGGCCGCCGGGACCGGGGCGGGCAGCGCCGGAACGGCCGTGCCCACCCGCGACGCAGGCGGCACCCTGGCCCTGACCATCGCCCAGATTCCGCTGCTCGACGGCGCGGCCGAGACTCTGGCGCGGGTGCGGGCCTACGCGCGCTCGGCCGAGTCGGCCGGTCTGGACGTGCGCGTGACCGGCGGGCAGGCCGTGGCCGACGACTTCACGACCTACGCCGAGGCCGATACCAAACGCAGTGAGTTCGCCGCCCTGCCGCTGACCGGGCTGGTGCTGCTGTTCGTGTTCGGGGCGCTGGTGGCCGCCGGGCTGCCCCTGGTGACCAGCGTCCTGAGCGTGACCGTGGCGATGGCCGGGCTGTACGGCCTGACCCGCGTGATGGAGGTCAGTACCTTCGCCCAGAGCGTGATCACCATGCTGGGCCTGGGGGCGGGCATCGACTACGCCCTGCTCACCGTCAACCGCTTCCGCGAGGAATTGACCCGCGACGGCGACCCCCGCGCGGCGGCGGCGCGCACCGTGCGCACGGCGGGGCGCAGCGTGGCCTTCAGCGGCATGACGGTCGCGGTGGCGATGGCGGGCCTCATCGTGCCGCCGCTGACCTTCGTGCGCAGCATCGGCATAGGGGGGGTGCTGGCGGTACTGCTCACGGTCCTGGCGAGCGTGACCGTGCTGCCTGCCCTGCTGGCGCTGCTGGGCGAGCGGGTCAACAGCCCCCGCCGCCTGCGCCTCACCTGGGCCCAGACCTGGGCGCAGAGCGGCGCGGCCTCGGCCGGCTGGACCGCCTTCGCCCGGCGCGTCACCGCCCGGCCCTGGCTGGGGCTGGTGCTGGGCACGGGCTTTTTGCTGCTGCTGGCGGCCCCGGCCCTCCAGATGCGTACCGGCTACGCGGGGGCCTGGGGGCTAGCGCCCGGCGTCGAGAGCCGCGACGCCCTCCAGGACGTGCGGGCGCTCGGGGCGGGCGGTCTTCTGAGTCAGTTCGAGGTCGTGCTGGACCTGGAGGGCCAGCGTTACGGGGCGGGCGACCGTGCCCGCTTTCAGGCCGTCACCGAACAGTTGCGCGCCCTGCCCGGCGTGCGCGGCGTCCTGAGCCCCTTCCTGACCCCGGCCGACCTCGCGGCGGCGGGAGGCGGCACGGACGCCCTGGGGGCTGTGAGCGCCCTGAACCGCCGCTCGTTCAGCGCCGACCGCACGCTGCTGCGCCTGACCGTCATCCCGGCGACCGACCTGCGTGCCGACCGCGTGGACGCCTTCGAGGCCCGGTTGCGCGGGGTGCTGGACGCCAGCGGCTACCGCTACCTGCTGGGCGGCGCGCCGGTCGGCGGGCGCGAGTTCAGCGCGGCCATCACCGATACGCTGCCGACCATCGTCGTGGCCGTGTTCGCAGGGACCTTCCTGCTGCTGATGCTGGCCTTCCGCAGCCTGCTCATTCCCCTCAAGAGCCTGCTCGCCAACGCCCTGACGGTGGGCGCGGCGGCCGGGGTCGTCACCCTGATCGTGCAGGACGGCTTCCTGGCCGGGCCACTGGGGATTCCGCAGGATGTGGGGGTACTCGACGCCTCGCTGCCGGTGCTGCTCTTCGCGGTGATGTTCGGCCTGAGCATGGACTACGAGATCTTTCTGCTCTCGCGCGTGCAGGAGGAGTACCTCTCGGGGGCCAGCAACGACGAGGCGGTCGTGCGGGCGGTCGGCCACACGGCGCGCATCATCACGTCGGCGGCGATCATCATGTTCATCGTGTTCACGGCCTTCATGATCGGCCGCGTCGTCGCCACCAAGAGCATCGGCCTGGGGCTGGCGGTCGCGGTGGTTCTCGACGCCACGCTCGTGCGCCTCATCCTCGTGCCCTGCTTCCTGCGGGTGGCGGGCGACTGGAACTGGTGGCTGCCCGCGTGGCTCGACCGCCGCTTGCCCCACATCCGCCTGGAACACTGA
- a CDS encoding DUF1349 domain-containing protein, with protein MPVALPWAELKWLNEPDWTAAGDVLQIRTAPETDFWRLTHYGFVRDSGHFLHTRPLGEFTAQVRAEGTYEALYDQAGLMVRSHPGCWVKAGIEFVHGQRLSAVVTREYSDWSVQPTGNPAFVDLKITRRGDTLQVQSRLPGADWALLRLAYYPPEEPAAVGVYACSPQRGGFEVRFSGWRVGAPETESPY; from the coding sequence ATGCCGGTTGCACTCCCCTGGGCCGAACTGAAGTGGTTGAACGAACCGGACTGGACGGCCGCTGGCGACGTTCTCCAAATCCGCACCGCTCCCGAGACGGACTTCTGGCGCCTCACTCACTACGGCTTCGTGCGGGACAGCGGCCACTTCCTGCACACGCGGCCGCTTGGCGAGTTCACGGCGCAGGTGCGGGCCGAAGGAACCTATGAGGCGTTGTACGACCAGGCTGGGCTGATGGTCCGCAGCCACCCCGGGTGCTGGGTCAAGGCAGGCATCGAGTTCGTCCATGGGCAGCGGCTCAGCGCGGTCGTCACGCGGGAGTACAGCGACTGGAGCGTCCAGCCCACCGGCAACCCGGCTTTCGTCGACCTGAAGATCACCCGCCGGGGCGACACCCTCCAGGTGCAGTCCCGCCTGCCGGGGGCAGACTGGGCGCTGCTCCGCCTAGCCTATTACCCGCCGGAGGAACCGGCCGCGGTGGGCGTCTACGCCTGTAGTCCCCAGCGCGGCGGCTTTGAGGTCCGCTTTTCGGGGTGGAGGGTCGGCGCGCCGGAGACGGAGAGCCCGTACTGA
- a CDS encoding Dabb family protein produces the protein MIRHTVVFTLRHASGSAEEESFLQAGRALEHIPTVEKFEQLRQISPKNSFRFGFSMEFADQAAYDAYNVHPVHEQFVRDRWQPEVTDFLEIDYVLL, from the coding sequence ATGATTCGTCATACCGTCGTCTTCACCCTCAGGCATGCCTCAGGCTCTGCCGAAGAAGAAAGCTTTTTGCAGGCCGGGCGGGCCCTGGAGCATATCCCCACGGTCGAGAAGTTCGAGCAGCTCCGGCAAATCAGCCCGAAGAACAGCTTCCGCTTCGGCTTTTCCATGGAGTTCGCCGATCAGGCCGCCTACGACGCCTACAACGTTCACCCGGTCCACGAACAGTTCGTGCGGGACCGGTGGCAGCCGGAAGTGACCGACTTCCTGGAGATCGACTATGTCCTCCTGTAG
- the thrB gene encoding homoserine kinase, whose product MTGGFTVRAPASSANLGPGFDSLGLSVPLYTVLHVTPQDVTEVVPLGAELEGTPADESNYVYRAMLLAAKRAGRPLPPARVEIRTEVPLARGLGSSAAALVAGIVAGNELLGRPLTDETVLDVAAREEGHPDNVAPALFGGIVVATLDKLGTHYVRLDPPAHLGVTVLVPDFELSTSKARAVLPREYSRADAVHALSHAALLAAALAQGRLDLLRHAMQDYIHQVWRAPLVPGLSDILEGAHEHGALGAALSGAGPTVLCFHDTRLPTAPLHTYLHGVMTRNGLTGRVMDFGIDTRGTVIERD is encoded by the coding sequence ATGACCGGAGGCTTCACGGTGCGCGCACCCGCCAGCAGCGCCAACCTGGGACCGGGATTCGACAGCCTCGGGCTGAGCGTGCCGCTGTACACCGTTCTGCACGTGACGCCGCAGGACGTGACTGAGGTGGTACCGCTGGGTGCGGAACTGGAGGGAACGCCCGCCGACGAGAGCAACTACGTATATCGGGCGATGCTCCTGGCCGCTAAGCGCGCGGGCCGGCCCCTACCCCCCGCGCGGGTGGAGATCCGGACCGAGGTACCGCTGGCGCGGGGGCTGGGCAGCAGCGCCGCCGCGCTGGTCGCGGGGATCGTGGCGGGCAACGAGCTGCTGGGCCGCCCACTGACGGACGAGACGGTACTGGACGTGGCCGCCCGCGAGGAGGGCCACCCCGACAACGTAGCTCCGGCGCTGTTCGGGGGCATCGTGGTCGCCACATTGGACAAGTTGGGTACCCACTACGTGCGCCTGGACCCCCCGGCCCACCTGGGCGTGACGGTGCTGGTGCCGGACTTCGAGCTCTCGACGAGTAAAGCCCGCGCCGTGCTGCCGCGCGAGTACAGCCGCGCCGACGCGGTGCACGCCCTGTCGCACGCCGCGCTGCTGGCCGCCGCCCTGGCGCAGGGCCGGCTGGACCTGCTGCGCCACGCCATGCAGGACTACATCCATCAGGTGTGGCGCGCGCCTCTGGTGCCGGGCCTGAGCGACATTCTGGAAGGCGCCCACGAGCACGGGGCCCTGGGCGCGGCCCTGAGCGGCGCGGGGCCGACCGTGCTGTGCTTTCACGACACGCGCCTGCCCACTGCGCCGCTGCACACCTACCTGCACGGCGTAATGACCCGGAATGGGCTGACCGGCCGGGTCATGGACTTCGGGATCGACACACGCGGCACAGTGATCGAGCGGGACTGA
- a CDS encoding GlsB/YeaQ/YmgE family stress response membrane protein, translating to MGWIITILVGALIGWLASMIMKTDAQQGAVANILIGIVGSLLAQAVFGNWLNIGGAYAAGGGFSFWSIVWGVVGSVVLIAILKALRVLR from the coding sequence ATGGGTTGGATTATTACTATTCTGGTTGGTGCGCTGATCGGTTGGCTCGCGAGCATGATCATGAAGACGGACGCTCAGCAGGGCGCGGTCGCTAACATTCTCATCGGGATTGTAGGCAGCCTGCTCGCCCAGGCCGTGTTCGGCAACTGGCTCAACATCGGCGGCGCTTACGCGGCCGGCGGCGGGTTCAGCTTCTGGAGCATCGTGTGGGGCGTGGTCGGTAGCGTCGTGCTGATCGCCATCCTCAAGGCGCTGCGCGTTCTCCGCTAA
- the rpmB gene encoding 50S ribosomal protein L28, whose protein sequence is MAKVCEVCGKGPIVVNAVTRRGKARAAGGVGRKTTGISKRVQKPNLQPLTVARGGVSLRLRVCTKCRKSLV, encoded by the coding sequence ATGGCGAAAGTGTGCGAAGTGTGCGGTAAGGGGCCGATTGTCGTGAACGCGGTGACGCGCCGTGGTAAGGCCCGTGCGGCCGGTGGCGTGGGTCGCAAGACCACCGGGATCTCCAAGCGGGTCCAGAAGCCCAACCTCCAACCCCTGACGGTGGCCCGCGGCGGCGTGAGCCTGCGTCTGCGCGTGTGCACCAAGTGCCGCAAGAGCCTCGTCTAA
- the lspA gene encoding signal peptidase II → MSTLTRRIPHLPFWVLLLIVLALVGADQALKAWALANLQYGQPAIPVVPGLLDWVLTFNTGAAWSMFSGSAAPLALARLLVGAGILVYLFLRPQPRLLSVLLSMIAAGAIGNAIDGLRAGRVTDMIHAPVLSAVTRAINGTDFPIFNIADMCVVVGTLILLISSLLPDRKKA, encoded by the coding sequence GTGTCCACCCTGACCCGCCGCATCCCGCATCTGCCCTTCTGGGTGCTGCTCCTCATCGTTCTCGCGCTCGTGGGCGCCGACCAAGCCCTCAAGGCGTGGGCCCTGGCCAACCTGCAATACGGCCAGCCGGCCATTCCGGTGGTTCCGGGCCTGCTGGACTGGGTGCTGACCTTCAATACGGGCGCGGCCTGGAGCATGTTCAGCGGCAGCGCGGCCCCGCTGGCCCTGGCACGGCTGCTGGTGGGCGCGGGGATTCTGGTGTACCTGTTCCTGCGTCCCCAGCCCCGACTGCTGAGCGTACTGCTGAGCATGATCGCCGCGGGTGCCATCGGCAACGCCATTGACGGACTGCGCGCAGGGCGGGTGACGGACATGATCCATGCCCCGGTGCTCAGCGCCGTGACCCGGGCCATCAACGGCACCGACTTCCCGATCTTTAACATCGCCGACATGTGCGTGGTGGTGGGGACACTAATCCTGTTGATCAGCAGTCTTCTCCCCGACCGCAAGAAGGCCTGA